CGCCTGGTCGACCGGCGGCGAGTCCAGCGAGTAGCGGCGAACGCCCTTGAACAGCCAATGGCCGGCCTCAAGCGTCGCCTCGCGCGCCTCGATCCGCTCCTTGAAGTGCTGCTCCGTGTCAAACCGGAACAGCGTCAGACCGGTGAGCCGGACGCCCTGTTTCTCGCTGCGCGCCGCATTGATGATGGTCTGGCCGTCGCTGGTGACCTGGTTGAGCCAGAAGCCGGAGGCATCCTGGATGCCGCCGCCGGGCGCCGATCCGAACAGCTCCGCCTCCATGCGCTTGGACAGCTCGCGCAGATTGGCCGACATCGGATTGTAGGCGACGGTGGCGATCACCCCGATCAGCAGTGCGCTGCCGAGCGCCGGCGAGATGAACTGCCAGGCGGAGATGCCGGCGGCGCGCGCCACCACGAGCTCGAGCCGGCGGGAGAGGGCGAGATAGCAGGTCATGGCGCCGATCAGCATGCAGAACGGCGTCAGCTTCTCCAGAAGCTGCGGCACCCGAAACAGCGAGGTCTCGGCCACCATGAGCGCCGATGCCGAGGCAAGGCCCGAGGTCTTGCGCACCATCTCGATGTAGTCGACCAGCACGAGCAGCAGGAAGATGCCGCCGAACACGCCGAGCGCGGCGACCACGAAGCGGCCGGCGAAATAGCGCCCGAGTGTGTTGGTGAGCATGCTCATGCGGTGGCCGGCCGTCCGAACAGCCGCGCAATCCGCGCGTTCGATCTGTTGATGGCCTCCATGAGGCGGGGAGGCGGCTCGACCACGAGGCCGCCGATGATCATCGCGAGCCCGATGCCGATGGCGCCGAAGACCATCGCATATTGCACCAGCACCGCGCCGGGCGATTTCACGGCCATCACCGAGCAGGCGAAGCCGGCCATGCGCAGGCCGAACACCGCGACGATCGAGGAGGTGATCGAGAAGTTGCGGCTCTGGCGGGTGGTGCGCGGCGCCCCGAGAAATGCGAAGGTCAGCACGGCAAAGGCGAAGGGATAGATCGGCGCCAGGATGCTGTCGTGCAGCGCGGCGCGGAACTGACCGGGGATCTGTTTGTACACGGGGTCGTCGTCGGAGGGCGAGAACAGCTCCCACAAATAGCGCTCTCGGATGCCGAGGGTGACGTCGCGGCCTTGGCCCGAGAATTTCGACATGTCGAAGCCGTAGCGCCCGAACGCCACCAGCGCGGGATCGCGCTTGCCGGCCTCGAAGCGCTGGAGATTGCCCTTCTCAAGAACAAGGAACGATCCGTTCCCGTTCTTCACGACTTCGCCGTGCTCGGCGACGATGGAGACGCGCTCGTTGGGATCGCGGCGGTCGTCGATGAAGATGCCGGCCAGGATGCCGCCGGGCAGGCGCTCGCGGATTCGGATCGTCAGGTTCTTGTCGAGCTGGGCGAAGCGGCCCGGTTGCAGGATGTTGGTGAGCACGTCGGCAGTGATCTCGGCGTCCCACTGCTTGATCCGCCGCATGCCGTCGGGGGCGAGATAGGCCGCGATGAAGGCGACCAGCAGTGCGACCACGCAAGTGGCATAGAAGAACGGATAGAACAGCCGGAACGGCGAGAAGCCCGCCGCATTCATCACGATGATCTCGGAATCGGTCGCCAGCTTGTTCAGCGTGTGCGAGATCGCGATCATCAACGCGATCGGCGAGATGATCAGGATGAGGGCGGGGATGACGAGGCTGGTGATGCCGAGGAAGGTGAGGATGGTCTGACCCTGGCTCGTCATCAGGTCGATGCCGCGCAACGCCTGCGTAATCCAGATCACGCCGGTGAGGCTGACCAGGACCAGCGCAAACGACGCCAGCGTCGTGCGGAAGATATACCTATCGATCGACCCCATGCGCTACCGCACGAATCCCCACCAAGACCCCAATGCCACCCCGGAAACCGGCTGTCCGCCCCAATCCCGCAAGGGATCCCCAAGGGACGGCCAGCGCATCTGTTCCGGCGGCTCACTCTCTCACTACCATCCCTTTGATCCGTCAACAAAATGGCCGCCCCATGGCACCCTCAACATATGGTTAATATTTCGCTCGTTGTGGCCTCGTGGCCACGGGGGGTGCTTGGCAGTAGCGGGGCGGCTGGCCCATAGTACGGGTGCCTCAGTGAATCGCCGTTCAGCTCGGGACCATGGCCGGGACCGTAGAGCGGCAAAAGCCCCATGTTTTGGAGGAGTTACCCATGTCCGATGCCATCAAGGTCGGCTTTGTCCCATTGTCTGCCGCCCCCCGTGGCATCCTGGTCGTGTTCTGCGACGATGGCCTGAAGCTGGGGCCGGCGACGGCGAAGGCGCTCGGCGGCGGTGCCGACCTCGTGAAACGGGCGGCCTCCGCCGCCGCCTTCAAGGGCAAGACCGGCGCTGCGCTGGACATCCTGGCTCCCGAGGGGGTGAAGGCCACCCGGCTGCTGGTGATTGGCGCGGGCAAGGGGACCAATCTGAAAGCGAACGATTTCCTCAAATTCGGCGGCGTGGCCGCCAGCAAGCTCTCGGCCGGGACAGCCGCCATGACCATCATCGCCGAATTGCCCGATGGCGCCATGACCAGTGAGCAGGCGGTCGCGATCGCCTCGGGCCTTCGCCTGCGCGCCTACAAGTTCGACCGCTACAAGACCAGGAAGAAGGACAGCGAGGAGGGCGCTTCGCGCGCCGACATCTCGCTGGCGGTCGGCGATGTCGCCGCTGCGAAGAAGGCGTTTGCCGCGGCCGCCCACGTCGTCGACGGCGTGGTCATCGCGCGCGACCTCGTCAACGAGCCGCCGAACGTGCTTTTCCCCGAGGAATTCGCCCGCAGAGCCAGCCAGCTCCGCAAGCTCGGCGTCAAGGTCGAGGTGCTCGACGTCAAGGCGATGCAGAAGCTTGGCATGGGCGCGCTGCTTGGCGTCGGCCAGGGCTCGGCGCGGCCGAGCCGCACCGTGATCATGCGCTGGGACGGCGGC
This genomic stretch from Bradyrhizobium daqingense harbors:
- the lptG gene encoding LPS export ABC transporter permease LptG, with translation MSMLTNTLGRYFAGRFVVAALGVFGGIFLLLVLVDYIEMVRKTSGLASASALMVAETSLFRVPQLLEKLTPFCMLIGAMTCYLALSRRLELVVARAAGISAWQFISPALGSALLIGVIATVAYNPMSANLRELSKRMEAELFGSAPGGGIQDASGFWLNQVTSDGQTIINAARSEKQGVRLTGLTLFRFDTEQHFKERIEAREATLEAGHWLFKGVRRYSLDSPPVDQATLDIPTTLTEAQVRNSFSTPETVSFWQLPSYIRSSESSGFATAGYRLQYQKLLAQPFLLAAMVMLAASVSLRFFRMGGVQKMVLSGVGAGFLLYVLSKVTEDLSKAELMHPIAAAWLPVVVGGLTGFLALLYQEDG
- a CDS encoding leucyl aminopeptidase, whose protein sequence is MSDAIKVGFVPLSAAPRGILVVFCDDGLKLGPATAKALGGGADLVKRAASAAAFKGKTGAALDILAPEGVKATRLLVIGAGKGTNLKANDFLKFGGVAASKLSAGTAAMTIIAELPDGAMTSEQAVAIASGLRLRAYKFDRYKTRKKDSEEGASRADISLAVGDVAAAKKAFAAAAHVVDGVVIARDLVNEPPNVLFPEEFARRASQLRKLGVKVEVLDVKAMQKLGMGALLGVGQGSARPSRTVIMRWDGGKKGEAPVAFVGKGVCFDTGGISIKPAGSMEDMKGDMGGAACVVGLMHALAARKARANVVGAIGLVENMPDGNAQRPGDIVTSMSGQTIEIINTDAEGRLVLADVLWYVAKKTKPKFMVDLATLTGAIVVALGTEHAGMFSNNDELADRLLAAGIESGEKVWRMPLGPEYDKLIDSQFADMKNTGGRHGGSVTAAQFLQRFVDGVPWAHLDIAGTAMGAPKTDINQSWGSGYGVRLLDRLVADHYERK
- the lptF gene encoding LPS export ABC transporter permease LptF, with product MGSIDRYIFRTTLASFALVLVSLTGVIWITQALRGIDLMTSQGQTILTFLGITSLVIPALILIISPIALMIAISHTLNKLATDSEIIVMNAAGFSPFRLFYPFFYATCVVALLVAFIAAYLAPDGMRRIKQWDAEITADVLTNILQPGRFAQLDKNLTIRIRERLPGGILAGIFIDDRRDPNERVSIVAEHGEVVKNGNGSFLVLEKGNLQRFEAGKRDPALVAFGRYGFDMSKFSGQGRDVTLGIRERYLWELFSPSDDDPVYKQIPGQFRAALHDSILAPIYPFAFAVLTFAFLGAPRTTRQSRNFSITSSIVAVFGLRMAGFACSVMAVKSPGAVLVQYAMVFGAIGIGLAMIIGGLVVEPPPRLMEAINRSNARIARLFGRPATA